From Strigops habroptila isolate Jane chromosome 10, bStrHab1.2.pri, whole genome shotgun sequence, one genomic window encodes:
- the ABCB10 gene encoding ATP-binding cassette sub-family B member 10, mitochondrial isoform X5: MSAPFFLGKVIDIIYTNPSEDFTDSLTSLCALLSGIFLCGAAANATRVYLMQTAGQRIVKRLRATMFSSILKQEIAFFDKTRTGELINRLSSDAALLGRSVTENLSDGLRAGSQVSVGVGMMFFVSPSLAAFVLSVVPPLAVLAVIYGRYLRKLTKMTQDSLAEATQLAEERIGNIRTVRAFGHEVAEMGKYTKKVDYVLQLAKKEALARAGFFGASGLSGNLIVLSVLYKGGLLMGSAYMTVGELSSFLMYAFWVGISIGGLSSFYSELMKGLGAGGRLWELIERKPQLPFNEGVTLGKDTFRGALEFKDVEFAYPTRPETSIFKDFSLSIPAGSVMALVGSSGTGKSTIVSLLLRLYDPISGTITVDGFDIRQLNPLWFRTKIGTVSQEPILFSCSIAENIAYGAEDPSTVTAEEIHKVAEIANAASFIRDFPKGFDTLVGEKGVLLSGGQKQRIAIARALLKNPKILLLDEATSALDAENEYLVQEALDRLMEGRTVLIIAHRLSTIQNADFVAVLGEGKILECGKHDELLANPNGLFRKLMQKQAFLQNSDAFALDLQSIEKGSLKENV, from the exons ATGTCAGCCCCTTTCTTTCTGGGGAAAGTTATTGACATTATTTATACAAATCCCAGTGAAGATTTCACCGACAGCCTGACCAGCCTGTGTGCCTTGCTGAGTGGAATCTTTCTATGTGGTGCTGCTGCTAATGCTACTCGTGTCTACCTCATGCAGACTGCAG GACAAAGAATTGTGAAACGTTTGAGAGCAACCATGTTCTCCTCTATTCTGAAGcaagaaattgctttctttgaCAAGACCAGAACGGGAGAGCTGATAAACCGCTTATCTTCAGATGCAGCCCTCTTGGGCCGTTCAGTGACTGAAAACCTTTCAGATGGGCTCAGGGCAGGATCGCAAGTATCTGTGGGGGTTGGAATGATG ttttttGTGTCTCCTAGCCTTGCTGCATTTGTTCTGAGCGTTGTGCCACCCTTGGCTGTCCTGGCCGTGATTTATGGAAGGTACTTGAGAAAACTTACTAAAATGACCCAAGATTCTCTTGCAGAAGCAACACAG TTAGCTGAAGAGCGTATTGGAAACATAAGAACAGTTCGAGCTTTTGGGCATGAAGTGGCTGAAATGGGGAAATATACAAAGAAAGTTGATTACGTGCTACAGCTGGCTAAGAAAGAGGCACTCGCTCGGGCAGGCTTCTTTGGAGCA aGTGGCCTTTCTGGAAACTTAATTGTCCTCTCAGTCTTATACAAAGGAGGATTACTAATGGGCAGTGCCTACATGACAGTTGGTGAACTCTCATCTTTCCTAATGTATGCTTTCTGGGTTGGAATAAGCATTGGAG gTCTAAGTTCCTTTTATTCTGAGCTAATGAAAGGACTGGGTGCTGGTGGACGTCTATGGGAACTTATTGAAAGGAAGCCCCAGCTTCCATTTAATG AGGGAGTCACATTGGGCAAAGACACATTCAGAGGTGCTTTGGAATTCAAGGACGTTGAGTTTGCATATCCAACACGTCCAGAAACATCAATTTTCAAAGATTTTAGCCTTTCCATTCCAGCTGGCTCTGTTATGGCTCTGGTTGGCTCAAGTGGTACAGGGAAATCGACTATTGTATCCCTTCTGCTGAGGCTGTATGATCCTATCTCAG GTACTATCACCGTTGATGGCTTTGATATCCGTCAGTTAAATCCACTGTGGTTCAGAACAAAGATTGGAACAGTGAGTCAG gAACCAATTCTGTTCTCCTGTTCCATTGCTGAAAATATTGCCTATGGTGCAGAGGATCCTTCTACAGTGACTGCAGAGGAGATTCACAAAGTTGCTGAAATAGCTAATGCTGCTAGTTTTATCAGAGATTTTCCAAAGGGGTTCGACACACTAGTTGGAGAAAAAGGCGTTTTGCTTTCAG GTGGACAGAAGCAACGAATTGCAATAGCTCGAGCTTTGCTCAAG aatCCTAAAATTCTTCTGTTAGATGAAGCAAcaag TGCTTTGGATGCTGAGAATGAGTACCTAGTGCAGGAAGCTCTGGACCGGCTGATGGAAGGGAGGACAGTCCTAATAATTGCTCATCGTCTGTCGACTATTCAGAATGCTGATTTTGTTGCAGTCCTTGGTGAGGGCAAAATTCTTGAATGTGGAAAACATGATGAACTACTTGCAAATCCAAATGGACTTTTCAGGAAACTAATGCAGaaacaagcttttcttcagaataGTGATGCTTTTGCATTAGATTTACAATCCATAGAAAAGGgctcattaaaagaaaatgtatga